A genomic region of Mesobacillus jeotgali contains the following coding sequences:
- the ppdK gene encoding pyruvate, phosphate dikinase, whose product MSKFVYLFNEGNSGMKEILGGKGANLAEMTRIGLPVPFGFTISTEACNAYYDAGKTIPAEVQAQVLEALGELEEKTGKKLGNPENPLLVSVRSGAVFSMPGMMDTILNLGMNDETVEGMAKLTNNPRFAYDSYRRFIQMFSDVVLDVDVFFFERLLEETREAKGYASDPEMNAEDWKEVIQGYKNIVTKHTRKPFPQDPKEQLFLSINAVFDSWNNQRAIVYRRLNKIPSHLGTAVNIQSMVFGNMGDDSGTGVAFTRDPSTGESILYGEYLINAQGEDVVAGIRTPQPIQTLKDEMPAVYQQFVDTCNRLEQHYEDMQDIEFTVERGELFILQTRTGKCTAQAAIRIATELVKEGIIDKKAALLRVDPEQLDQLLHRRIDENFERNQLAKGLPASPGAATGKVVFDADEAELLANDGQKVILVRPETTPDDIHGIIAAQAVVTSRGGMTSHAAVVARGMGKACICGCEAMKIDLHEKQFRVGEVVVKHSDIITIDGGTGEIMLGEIPMIEPELSKEFQLLLAWADEERKIGVRANADNPEDSAKALEFGAGGIGLCRTEHMFMDAARVPIVQKMILAETFEERNAALDELLPMQREDFEGILEVMQGLPVTIRLLDPPLHEFLPDKEELIVEITKLQIQDPESKELKEKEALLKKVRQLDEFNPMLGHRGCRLGMIHPEIYEMQARAIFYAVANLADKGIDAQPEIMIPLVGHVNELKEMRELVNAAAQSIKEETGKHFEYTVGTMIEIPRAALTADQIAEEADFFSFGTNDLTQTTFGYSRDDAEGKFLQAYIEQKVLPENPFAVLDREGVGKLVETGVELGRKTKPGLKTGICGEHGGEKSSIEFCYNAGLDYVSCSPYRVPLARLAAAQATIRHERNNEKEAVIAK is encoded by the coding sequence ATGTCTAAATTTGTTTATCTTTTTAATGAAGGAAATAGTGGAATGAAAGAAATTCTGGGAGGTAAAGGAGCGAACCTCGCGGAAATGACACGTATCGGCCTCCCTGTACCTTTCGGATTCACGATTTCTACGGAAGCATGTAATGCATATTATGACGCTGGCAAAACGATTCCGGCAGAAGTGCAGGCGCAGGTACTCGAGGCACTAGGTGAGCTTGAAGAGAAAACTGGAAAGAAGCTAGGAAACCCTGAGAACCCATTGCTTGTATCAGTGCGGTCGGGTGCAGTATTCTCCATGCCTGGAATGATGGACACGATCTTGAACCTCGGCATGAATGATGAAACAGTTGAGGGAATGGCAAAGCTTACAAACAACCCAAGGTTTGCCTATGATTCATACCGCCGCTTCATCCAAATGTTCAGTGATGTCGTCCTTGACGTTGATGTGTTCTTCTTTGAACGCCTGCTAGAAGAAACGAGAGAAGCAAAAGGTTATGCATCTGATCCGGAAATGAATGCCGAGGATTGGAAGGAAGTCATCCAGGGCTATAAGAATATCGTGACCAAACATACTAGAAAGCCTTTCCCGCAGGATCCAAAGGAACAGTTATTCCTTTCCATCAACGCTGTATTTGATTCCTGGAATAACCAGCGTGCGATTGTTTACCGCCGCTTGAATAAAATTCCTTCACACCTGGGAACTGCTGTCAATATCCAGAGCATGGTATTCGGAAACATGGGTGATGATTCCGGAACTGGTGTTGCATTTACTCGTGACCCATCCACTGGGGAGAGTATCCTTTATGGTGAGTACTTGATCAATGCACAAGGGGAAGATGTCGTTGCTGGCATCAGGACACCTCAGCCAATCCAAACCCTAAAAGATGAAATGCCTGCCGTTTACCAGCAATTCGTAGATACTTGCAATCGTCTTGAACAGCATTACGAGGATATGCAGGATATTGAATTCACAGTAGAACGCGGAGAGTTGTTCATCCTTCAGACTCGTACTGGGAAGTGTACTGCTCAAGCAGCAATCCGCATTGCTACGGAATTAGTCAAGGAAGGAATTATCGATAAAAAGGCTGCCTTGCTTCGAGTGGACCCAGAACAACTGGATCAGCTTCTGCATCGCCGCATTGATGAAAATTTCGAGCGCAATCAGCTGGCAAAGGGGCTGCCTGCTTCTCCGGGAGCCGCTACCGGGAAGGTAGTATTTGATGCAGATGAGGCAGAACTGCTTGCAAATGATGGCCAAAAGGTCATTCTTGTCCGACCGGAAACAACTCCAGATGATATCCATGGAATCATTGCGGCACAGGCTGTCGTTACGAGTCGAGGTGGTATGACAAGCCACGCAGCTGTAGTAGCGCGCGGTATGGGGAAAGCATGTATATGTGGCTGTGAAGCAATGAAAATTGATCTTCATGAAAAGCAGTTCCGTGTTGGCGAAGTGGTAGTAAAACATAGTGATATTATTACAATTGATGGTGGAACCGGTGAGATTATGCTTGGTGAAATCCCAATGATCGAACCTGAGCTTTCTAAGGAGTTCCAGCTATTGCTTGCATGGGCAGATGAAGAGCGTAAAATTGGAGTCCGCGCAAACGCAGATAATCCTGAGGATTCTGCCAAGGCCCTGGAATTCGGTGCAGGCGGTATTGGTCTATGCCGTACTGAACATATGTTCATGGACGCAGCAAGGGTGCCGATTGTCCAGAAAATGATCCTGGCTGAAACGTTTGAGGAACGGAACGCGGCATTGGATGAACTATTGCCGATGCAGCGAGAAGACTTCGAAGGAATCCTTGAAGTGATGCAGGGGCTCCCTGTAACAATTCGTTTACTGGATCCGCCTTTACATGAGTTCTTGCCTGATAAAGAAGAACTTATTGTCGAGATCACCAAATTGCAAATCCAGGACCCAGAATCGAAAGAGCTTAAGGAAAAGGAAGCGTTACTTAAGAAAGTACGCCAATTGGACGAATTTAATCCGATGCTTGGCCACCGTGGCTGCCGACTTGGCATGATTCATCCGGAAATTTATGAAATGCAGGCAAGAGCAATTTTCTATGCTGTAGCGAACTTGGCTGATAAGGGTATCGATGCACAGCCTGAAATCATGATTCCTCTAGTCGGTCATGTCAATGAGTTAAAGGAAATGCGTGAACTGGTAAACGCGGCTGCGCAAAGTATTAAAGAAGAAACGGGCAAGCATTTTGAATATACAGTGGGTACAATGATTGAGATACCACGTGCTGCTTTGACTGCAGACCAAATTGCCGAGGAAGCAGACTTCTTCTCATTTGGTACGAATGACCTGACACAGACTACTTTCGGATACAGCCGCGACGATGCTGAAGGAAAGTTCCTTCAGGCATATATTGAACAAAAGGTCCTTCCTGAAAATCCGTTTGCAGTACTTGATCGTGAGGGAGTAGGCAAGTTGGTTGAGACTGGTGTGGAACTTGGCCGCAAGACTAAGCCTGGCCTAAAGACCGGAATTTGCGGAGAGCACGGCGGCGAAAAGAGCTCGATTGAATTCTGTTACAATGCAGGGCTTGATTATGTAAGCTGCTCACCATACCGTGTTCCACTTGCGAGACTGGCTGCTGCTCAGGCAACAATCCGTCACGAGAGAAACAATGAAAAAGAAGCTGTAATTGCTAAATAA